A stretch of Caenibius tardaugens NBRC 16725 DNA encodes these proteins:
- a CDS encoding D-alanine--D-alanine ligase — translation MTLPKLHVAVLMGGWSNERPVSLMSGEGVATALEERGHRVTRIDMDRDVAARLAAAKPDVVFNALHGVPGEDGTVQGMLDLMGIPYTHSGLATSVIAIDKELTKQALVPHGVPMPGGRIVKSAELYEADPLARPYVLKPVNEGSSVGVAIVTRDSNYGNPIRKDVVGPWQQFDELLAEPYIRGHELTTAVIAGPDGPRALTVTELVPKSGFYDFDAKYTDGLTEHVCPAQIPDNIADLCKSYAVQAHRLLGCKGTSRSDFRWDDEQGEAGLFLLETNTQPGMTPLSLVPEQARYCGMTYGELVEAIIADALDHGNGAGNGGAGTN, via the coding sequence GTGACGCTTCCGAAACTGCATGTGGCCGTATTGATGGGCGGCTGGTCGAACGAACGGCCGGTTTCGCTGATGAGCGGCGAGGGCGTCGCCACGGCATTGGAAGAACGGGGCCATCGTGTCACCCGCATCGATATGGATCGCGATGTGGCCGCGCGCCTTGCCGCGGCCAAACCCGATGTTGTGTTCAACGCCTTGCATGGGGTTCCGGGCGAAGACGGCACGGTGCAGGGCATGCTCGATCTCATGGGCATTCCCTATACGCATTCCGGGCTGGCGACTTCGGTCATCGCGATTGACAAGGAACTGACCAAGCAGGCGCTGGTCCCCCATGGCGTGCCGATGCCGGGCGGACGGATTGTGAAGAGCGCGGAACTCTATGAAGCCGACCCCTTGGCGCGGCCTTATGTGCTGAAGCCGGTGAACGAAGGGTCTTCGGTCGGTGTGGCGATTGTCACGCGGGATTCCAACTACGGCAATCCTATCCGCAAGGATGTGGTGGGGCCGTGGCAGCAGTTCGACGAATTGTTGGCCGAGCCCTATATCCGGGGGCATGAACTGACGACGGCGGTGATCGCCGGGCCGGATGGCCCCCGTGCGCTGACTGTCACCGAACTGGTGCCCAAATCGGGCTTCTACGATTTCGATGCCAAGTACACCGATGGCCTGACCGAACATGTGTGCCCGGCACAGATTCCCGATAATATTGCTGACCTGTGCAAGAGCTATGCAGTGCAGGCGCATCGCCTGCTCGGCTGCAAGGGGACCAGCCGTTCCGATTTTCGTTGGGATGATGAACAGGGGGAGGCGGGGCTTTTCCTGTTGGAAACCAACACACAACCGGGGATGACTCCGCTTAGCCTGGTACCGGAACAGGCAAGGTATTGCGGAATGACATATGGTGAACTGGTCGAAGCGATCATCGCCGATGCTCTGGATCATGGCAACGGGGCAGGAAACGGAGGGGCAGGGACTAACTGA
- the murC gene encoding UDP-N-acetylmuramate--L-alanine ligase, translated as MKGVATDIGTIHFVGIGGIGMSGIAEVMHNLGYKVQGSDIAVSASVERLRARGIAVHIGHNAENVEGVAVVVTSTAVRRTNPEVAAALEHRIPVVRRAEMLAELMRLKNTVAVAGTHGKTTTTSMIATLLDAGGVDPTVINGGVIESYGSNARLGGSEWMVVEADESDGSFLRLDGTIAVVTNIDPEHLDHYGSFEAVKNAFVEFIENVPFYGAAILCIDHPEVQSVVGRVRDRRVVTYGFSLQADVRGENVTPHIGGNRFDVSIRDRDGAERRIEGIELPMPGRHNVQNALAAVAVAVEMGCPDDVIRGGFAKFGGVRRRFTRAGEVRMASGVVTVIDDYAHHPVEIQAVLSAARESSTNRVLAVVQPHRYTRLRDLMDEFQNCFNDADIVFAAPVYPAGEQPIEGVDSAALVAGLKARGHRAAAVIEGPEALADALAAMVEPGDLVVCLGAGDITKWAAGLAPAIAERQG; from the coding sequence ATGAAGGGCGTCGCCACCGATATCGGGACGATCCATTTTGTCGGCATCGGCGGTATCGGCATGTCCGGTATCGCAGAAGTCATGCATAATCTGGGCTACAAGGTGCAGGGGTCTGACATTGCGGTTAGCGCGTCGGTTGAACGGCTGCGGGCGCGGGGCATTGCCGTGCACATCGGGCATAATGCCGAAAATGTCGAAGGCGTGGCGGTTGTCGTCACCTCCACCGCAGTGCGGCGTACCAATCCCGAAGTGGCCGCCGCGCTGGAACACCGCATTCCCGTGGTTCGCCGGGCGGAAATGCTGGCCGAATTGATGCGGCTGAAGAACACGGTCGCCGTCGCCGGGACGCATGGCAAGACGACCACGACCAGCATGATCGCGACCTTGCTCGATGCGGGCGGAGTCGATCCCACGGTGATCAACGGGGGCGTGATCGAAAGCTACGGATCCAACGCGCGGCTCGGCGGCAGCGAGTGGATGGTTGTCGAAGCCGATGAAAGCGACGGCAGTTTCCTGCGGCTGGACGGAACGATCGCGGTCGTCACCAATATCGATCCCGAACATCTCGATCATTACGGTTCGTTCGAGGCGGTGAAGAACGCCTTTGTCGAATTCATCGAGAACGTGCCGTTTTATGGCGCGGCGATCCTGTGCATCGACCATCCCGAAGTGCAGTCGGTGGTCGGCCGGGTGCGCGATCGCCGGGTGGTAACATACGGGTTCTCGTTGCAGGCCGACGTGCGCGGGGAAAATGTCACACCGCATATCGGCGGCAACCGCTTCGATGTGTCGATCCGCGACCGTGATGGGGCGGAACGGCGGATCGAAGGGATCGAACTGCCTATGCCGGGGCGGCACAATGTGCAGAATGCGCTGGCGGCTGTCGCAGTGGCGGTCGAAATGGGCTGCCCCGATGATGTCATTCGGGGCGGCTTCGCCAAGTTTGGCGGTGTGCGCCGCCGCTTTACCCGGGCGGGTGAGGTCAGGATGGCATCGGGTGTGGTGACTGTAATCGATGATTACGCCCATCATCCCGTGGAGATTCAGGCGGTCCTCTCCGCCGCGCGGGAATCATCGACCAATCGCGTTCTGGCCGTGGTGCAGCCGCACCGTTACACGCGTCTGCGCGATCTGATGGACGAATTCCAGAACTGCTTCAACGATGCGGATATCGTGTTTGCGGCGCCGGTCTATCCCGCGGGCGAACAGCCGATCGAGGGCGTGGATAGCGCCGCGCTGGTCGCCGGGCTGAAAGCCCGTGGTCATCGCGCCGCCGCCGTTATCGAAGGGCCGGAAGCACTGGCCGATGCACTGGCCGCAATGGTCGAACCCGGCGATCTGGTGGTCTGTCTGGGTGCGGGCGACATTACAAAGTGGGCAGCGGGCCTGGCTCCGGCCATTGCGGAGCGGCAGGGATGA
- the murB gene encoding UDP-N-acetylmuramate dehydrogenase encodes MDSGTTAATSLSPDMVRGKLTANAPLAPLVWFKAGGAADWLFEPADLDDLTRFLGTVNGGMQVMALGLGSNLIVRDGGVPGVVIRLGKAFAKVRDLGDCVLECGGGASGILVASTARDAGIAGLEFLRGIPGTVGGFVRMNGGAYGREVSDVLVDCDVVLADGTLITLPARDLRYTYRHSALPDGAVVVAARFRGQPGDPVAIGAEMDRIAAAREESQPLRSKTGGSTFKNPSGDKAWRLVDAAGCRGLTMGGAQVSEKHTNFLINTGNATSAEIEGLGEEVRRRVRASQGVALEWEIQRVGRP; translated from the coding sequence ATGGATAGCGGCACGACCGCCGCAACCAGTCTGTCACCCGATATGGTCCGAGGGAAACTGACCGCGAATGCGCCATTGGCACCACTGGTGTGGTTCAAGGCGGGCGGTGCGGCCGACTGGCTTTTCGAACCGGCGGATCTTGACGATCTGACCCGGTTCCTCGGCACGGTGAACGGCGGCATGCAGGTCATGGCGCTGGGGCTGGGTTCCAATCTGATCGTACGCGATGGCGGGGTGCCGGGTGTGGTGATCCGTCTGGGCAAGGCTTTTGCCAAAGTCCGCGATCTGGGCGATTGCGTGCTGGAATGCGGCGGCGGGGCCAGCGGGATACTCGTGGCTTCGACCGCGCGCGATGCGGGCATTGCCGGGCTGGAGTTTCTGCGCGGCATTCCGGGGACGGTGGGCGGCTTCGTGCGTATGAACGGCGGCGCCTATGGCCGCGAAGTGTCCGATGTGCTTGTCGATTGCGATGTGGTGTTGGCCGATGGCACGCTGATTACGCTGCCCGCGCGCGATTTGCGCTATACCTATCGCCATTCGGCCTTGCCGGACGGTGCGGTCGTGGTCGCGGCCCGATTCCGTGGGCAACCGGGCGATCCTGTGGCGATCGGCGCGGAAATGGACCGGATCGCCGCAGCCCGCGAGGAAAGCCAGCCGCTGCGGTCCAAGACCGGTGGATCGACTTTCAAGAACCCGTCGGGAGACAAGGCATGGCGGCTGGTGGATGCCGCCGGATGCCGTGGGCTGACGATGGGTGGCGCGCAAGTCAGCGAAAAACACACCAATTTCCTGATCAACACCGGCAACGCCACCAGTGCGGAGATCGAAGGGTTGGGTGAAGAGGTGCGCCGCCGCGTGCGGGCAAGCCAGGGTGTGGCCCTGGAATGGGAAATTCAGAGAGTAGGCAGACCGTGA
- the ftsA gene encoding cell division protein FtsA, whose protein sequence is MAATPRITRVFGAINIGSFRISAMIAGLSETGEMIVLGSGHRAAQGIKRGYVTDMAAATYAVRDALERAERIANTSVSSVWIGCSGAGLSSRIAEVEIEIGGRRIEEEDIERLLAAGRETIQPDGRMVLHAQPAHYTLDGAHGVANPKGLHAERLGVDIHVMMADGAPIRNIKEAVQNAHLQVEGVVGSPVSAGYACLSHEERELGVALVEFGGEVTNVSVYAGGMLLGLTAIPMGSADITDAVASAFGIRRFQAERLKCVAGSAIASPADHREMIPVSGPGEEGSTPLARHADDKNRIPRAELISVITGQLDRLMKEVGKALKDMGFSGPRGHQVVLTGGGAELAGIADYAQNALGKPVRIGRPPALRGLPEAHSVPGFATLAGLVLYAAAAPVDIRSIGPKHQATSRYTGFGLVDRVFGALKEYF, encoded by the coding sequence ATGGCCGCGACGCCGCGCATCACCCGCGTTTTTGGTGCGATCAACATCGGTTCATTCCGCATTTCGGCGATGATCGCCGGATTGTCGGAAACCGGCGAGATGATCGTGCTGGGTTCCGGGCACAGGGCCGCACAAGGGATCAAGCGCGGTTATGTGACCGATATGGCCGCAGCGACATACGCCGTGCGCGATGCGCTCGAACGGGCGGAACGGATCGCCAATACCAGCGTCTCCAGCGTCTGGATCGGCTGTTCCGGTGCGGGGCTGTCCAGCAGAATTGCGGAAGTCGAGATCGAGATCGGCGGACGCCGGATCGAGGAAGAGGATATCGAGCGTTTGCTTGCCGCCGGGCGGGAAACGATCCAACCCGATGGCCGCATGGTGTTGCATGCGCAACCGGCCCACTACACGCTGGATGGTGCGCATGGCGTGGCCAATCCGAAAGGGTTGCATGCCGAACGGCTAGGCGTGGATATCCATGTGATGATGGCGGACGGCGCACCGATCCGGAATATCAAGGAAGCGGTACAGAACGCGCATCTTCAAGTGGAAGGCGTTGTCGGCTCGCCCGTGTCGGCGGGCTATGCCTGTCTTAGCCATGAAGAGCGGGAACTGGGCGTCGCGCTGGTCGAGTTCGGCGGGGAAGTCACCAATGTCTCGGTTTATGCAGGCGGCATGTTGCTGGGCCTCACCGCGATCCCGATGGGGTCGGCGGATATCACCGATGCCGTGGCCTCTGCCTTCGGCATTCGCCGGTTCCAGGCGGAACGTCTGAAATGCGTCGCGGGGTCCGCGATTGCCAGCCCGGCCGATCATCGCGAGATGATTCCTGTTTCGGGACCGGGCGAGGAAGGTTCGACCCCATTGGCGCGCCATGCGGATGACAAGAATCGTATCCCACGCGCGGAATTGATCTCGGTCATCACCGGGCAACTGGATCGCCTTATGAAAGAAGTGGGCAAGGCGCTCAAGGATATGGGTTTTTCAGGGCCGCGTGGACATCAGGTGGTGTTGACCGGTGGCGGGGCGGAACTCGCCGGGATAGCGGACTATGCGCAGAACGCGTTGGGCAAGCCGGTGCGCATTGGCCGCCCACCTGCACTGCGTGGCCTGCCGGAAGCACATTCTGTCCCCGGTTTCGCCACTTTGGCGGGGCTCGTCCTTTACGCGGCGGCGGCCCCGGTAGATATCCGTTCGATCGGTCCGAAACATCAGGCAACCAGCCGTTATACCGGCTTCGGATTGGTCGATCGGGTGTTCGGTGCGTTGAAAGAGTATTTTTGA
- a CDS encoding pyrroline-5-carboxylate reductase family protein yields MVTFNSILIVGCGNMGGAMLAGWLAGGYAPERFTIVDPVLPAAPDGVTLLRTLPEARFDAILLGVKPQLFADIAPTIEPLAGQAVTVLSMMAGVELASLAARFPRAAAHIRIMPNLSAALGKSPLALAALGLDDDGRAATTDFVAPLGRSEWVDEGLFDLVTALAGSGPAFVYRFIDALASGAEALGMARDQADRLALATVEGASALAAASDASAAELARRVTSPGGTTAAGLAVMDHDGVFASVIEATLKAARDRGAEMAAAARGEA; encoded by the coding sequence ATGGTTACATTCAATTCGATCCTGATCGTCGGATGCGGCAATATGGGCGGCGCAATGTTGGCTGGCTGGCTGGCTGGCGGCTATGCGCCCGAACGCTTCACCATCGTCGACCCTGTGCTGCCTGCGGCACCCGATGGCGTCACCTTGCTGCGCACGCTGCCCGAAGCGCGCTTTGATGCGATTCTCCTCGGGGTGAAGCCCCAGTTGTTCGCCGATATTGCGCCGACGATCGAACCGCTCGCGGGGCAGGCGGTGACCGTGCTGTCGATGATGGCGGGGGTTGAACTGGCGAGCCTCGCCGCGCGTTTTCCCCGGGCCGCTGCGCATATCCGGATCATGCCCAATCTGTCCGCTGCGCTCGGCAAATCGCCGCTCGCTCTGGCGGCGCTGGGGTTGGATGATGATGGCCGCGCCGCGACCACGGATTTTGTCGCGCCGCTTGGCCGCAGCGAATGGGTGGACGAAGGGCTGTTCGATTTGGTGACCGCGCTTGCCGGATCGGGCCCCGCATTCGTCTATCGCTTCATCGATGCGCTGGCTTCCGGCGCGGAAGCGCTCGGCATGGCGCGCGATCAGGCCGATCGCCTCGCGCTTGCCACGGTGGAGGGGGCATCGGCTCTGGCTGCGGCCTCGGACGCTTCTGCTGCGGAGCTGGCTCGACGCGTGACCAGCCCAGGGGGGACCACGGCTGCGGGGCTGGCTGTCATGGATCATGACGGCGTCTTCGCATCGGTGATCGAGGCGACGCTCAAGGCGGCGCGTGATCGCGGTGCGGAAATGGCAGCGGCAGCACGCGGCGAGGCCTAG
- a CDS encoding SPOR domain-containing protein, protein MSREVVQPLPPASTSALNSALQRLANNPQDAGALVDAGFAALDIGDVDAAVGFFSRADSVDPGNARAKAGLGAAYVRSENPYDALLMFEEADKAGGVPAILSADRGLAHDLVGDTGSAQAYYRKALALGPNAQVTRRLAVSLAISGDRNGAEAALLPLLRKQDLAAYRSRAFVLAILGDAKAAQEIVDQVMPRDMASKLAPYLRYMPRLTPAQQAAAANFGHFPQTANIGKDNPRAARYASNTKRPQVASASLPPEQSALVPAGEPLGRKTTAGDAAAKPPKASGNRRPTKQASPPPAQAVAAPVARAAPPAAPAGELPPIAQASPGTQTRAMTGGAAVSEPAPAMAAAVTANRLGGPAAAALPPPARYPATSPAPYAPAPQAVTAHTSAAASVPAAPVARAADAAIASFGTGQAQPSPAAPAASGAQADPSFIGPHRTGDAGPGQPVSGTAPVIVATAQVARNATPRASEAVTEPAAYVPAATTPSAASATPTSVAGPGFTSLEPASSPPPPAPTGPVSLAEAFSDFTLPSAPQRVAGAVDITTITPRREAPPAPKPAAPDPKVAQDPKADAKNAGVRADPKGAKGAKTAADAKAQKDAKPKPPAHPPRQWVQVATGRDTGALGFDWRRMSSGNAELFKGRQPYVAKWGQTNRLVTGPFPSAAAAQEFVSKLKKAGVNAFIFASSEGEDVSLLKAGR, encoded by the coding sequence GTGTCGCGCGAAGTCGTGCAGCCTCTCCCTCCGGCCAGTACGAGCGCGCTGAACAGTGCGCTGCAAAGGCTGGCCAACAATCCGCAGGATGCCGGGGCGCTGGTGGATGCGGGCTTTGCCGCGCTGGATATCGGCGATGTGGACGCCGCGGTCGGCTTCTTCAGTCGGGCGGATTCCGTCGACCCGGGCAATGCGCGTGCGAAGGCGGGGTTGGGCGCGGCCTATGTGCGCAGCGAAAATCCCTATGATGCATTGCTCATGTTCGAAGAGGCGGACAAGGCGGGCGGCGTTCCCGCCATCCTCTCCGCCGATCGTGGCCTTGCCCACGATCTGGTTGGCGATACCGGTTCGGCGCAGGCCTACTATCGCAAGGCGCTTGCGCTCGGTCCCAATGCCCAGGTGACCCGGCGACTAGCGGTGAGCCTTGCCATATCGGGCGATCGCAACGGTGCCGAAGCGGCCTTGTTGCCGTTGCTGCGCAAGCAGGATCTGGCGGCTTATCGTTCGCGTGCGTTTGTTCTGGCCATTCTGGGCGATGCGAAAGCCGCGCAGGAGATCGTCGATCAGGTGATGCCCCGCGATATGGCCAGCAAGCTTGCGCCGTATCTGCGGTACATGCCACGCCTTACCCCGGCGCAGCAGGCTGCGGCGGCGAATTTCGGTCATTTCCCGCAAACGGCGAATATCGGCAAGGATAACCCACGCGCGGCCCGTTACGCCTCCAATACAAAGCGGCCACAGGTCGCCAGTGCCAGCCTGCCACCTGAACAGTCGGCGCTGGTTCCTGCAGGCGAACCGTTGGGGCGCAAGACAACGGCCGGGGATGCGGCAGCCAAACCGCCCAAAGCGTCCGGCAATCGCCGCCCGACGAAGCAGGCTTCGCCGCCGCCGGCACAAGCGGTGGCAGCCCCCGTTGCACGTGCAGCCCCCCCGGCTGCCCCAGCGGGTGAATTGCCCCCGATTGCGCAGGCCAGCCCCGGTACGCAAACCCGCGCGATGACGGGTGGCGCCGCGGTGAGCGAACCGGCCCCTGCTATGGCTGCAGCGGTCACAGCCAATCGTCTGGGTGGGCCTGCCGCCGCCGCACTGCCTCCGCCGGCCCGTTATCCCGCAACCTCACCTGCGCCCTATGCGCCCGCACCCCAAGCGGTCACAGCGCATACGTCCGCAGCGGCGTCCGTCCCCGCGGCACCCGTTGCTCGGGCGGCGGATGCGGCCATTGCCAGCTTCGGCACGGGTCAGGCACAGCCGTCACCGGCAGCGCCTGCGGCATCCGGCGCGCAAGCTGACCCTTCGTTCATCGGTCCGCATCGGACTGGCGATGCCGGACCGGGGCAGCCGGTGTCCGGCACTGCACCCGTGATCGTCGCAACTGCGCAAGTGGCGCGCAATGCCACACCGCGTGCCTCCGAAGCGGTGACCGAGCCTGCGGCCTATGTCCCGGCCGCAACGACACCATCCGCAGCGAGCGCCACCCCGACGTCGGTCGCCGGACCCGGTTTCACCTCGCTGGAACCCGCGTCGTCGCCGCCACCGCCTGCTCCAACGGGCCCTGTCAGTCTGGCGGAGGCTTTCTCGGACTTCACTTTGCCGTCCGCGCCGCAACGCGTTGCCGGGGCGGTGGACATCACGACGATCACGCCGCGCCGGGAGGCGCCACCCGCACCCAAACCCGCCGCGCCAGATCCGAAGGTGGCGCAGGACCCAAAAGCGGACGCGAAGAATGCAGGCGTGCGCGCCGATCCTAAGGGGGCAAAGGGTGCTAAAACCGCAGCCGACGCGAAAGCGCAAAAGGATGCCAAGCCCAAACCCCCCGCGCATCCGCCGCGCCAGTGGGTGCAGGTGGCCACTGGCCGCGATACTGGCGCGCTGGGATTCGATTGGCGCAGGATGAGTTCGGGCAACGCCGAACTGTTCAAGGGGCGCCAGCCCTATGTCGCGAAATGGGGGCAGACGAACAGGCTGGTCACCGGCCCGTTCCCCAGTGCCGCAGCCGCGCAGGAATTCGTTTCCAAGCTCAAGAAAGCGGGCGTGAATGCCTTCATTTTTGCCAGCAGCGAAGGTGAAGACGTCTCCCTATTGAAAGCGGGCCGTTAG
- a CDS encoding YbjN domain-containing protein: protein MRTSGREFDRGEEDAAPVDMLLQLFEARGWPCEYVGDDEISGEIQGSWANYQIRAIWRSEDRVLQLLCLPDVRIPQNKRREMFELLALVNEQLWLGHFDIWSNGNVLLYRHGMMLGDDGLLSLTQAQAVVEAAVSECDRFYPAFQFVLWGDKSPADALDSALVDPAGEA, encoded by the coding sequence ATGAGAACCAGCGGACGGGAATTTGACCGGGGCGAAGAGGACGCCGCGCCGGTTGATATGCTGCTCCAGCTTTTCGAAGCGCGCGGCTGGCCGTGTGAATATGTCGGTGATGACGAAATCTCGGGCGAAATCCAGGGCAGCTGGGCCAATTATCAGATTCGCGCGATCTGGCGCTCGGAAGATCGGGTGTTGCAGCTTCTCTGCCTGCCCGATGTGCGGATTCCGCAGAACAAACGCCGCGAAATGTTCGAACTGCTCGCACTGGTGAATGAACAACTGTGGCTGGGGCATTTCGATATCTGGTCGAACGGCAATGTGCTGCTCTATCGTCATGGGATGATGCTGGGTGATGACGGATTGCTCAGCCTGACGCAGGCCCAGGCGGTGGTGGAAGCCGCCGTCAGCGAATGCGACCGGTTCTATCCCGCATTCCAGTTTGTCCTGTGGGGCGACAAGAGCCCGGCGGATGCGCTGGACAGCGCCTTGGTGGACCCTGCTGGCGAGGCCTGA
- a CDS encoding cell division protein FtsQ/DivIB, whose product MAQTIKRGGKGVRRAAAARGAARKVDKAKAHTGSVVDTAMRWLPFTEEQLHRFFLFVIFAVAIAMAWVVASLAGLPALAHAQLAQFASNAGFEVRRVEVRGVEHMNELKVYERVLGERDRAMPLVDLDVVRTDLLGLSWVKDARVSRQLPDTLVVDIVEREPHAVLRKPNRLVLIDETGVELEPISAAAAKGRLIVSGPGAAMQVPMLGQLLDAAPALKPQVTEAEWIGNRRWNLTFKTGQVLALPQGEKPSATALIAFARLDGVNRLLGGKVAIFDMRAPERIYMRIPGRAAEAVKAGEERK is encoded by the coding sequence ATGGCCCAGACGATCAAGCGGGGGGGCAAAGGTGTTCGTCGGGCGGCGGCGGCACGGGGCGCCGCGCGCAAGGTTGACAAGGCGAAAGCGCACACCGGGTCCGTTGTGGATACCGCGATGCGCTGGCTGCCTTTCACCGAGGAGCAATTGCACCGCTTCTTCCTGTTCGTGATTTTTGCCGTCGCCATCGCCATGGCATGGGTGGTCGCCAGCCTTGCGGGCCTGCCCGCCCTGGCGCATGCGCAACTGGCGCAGTTTGCATCCAATGCCGGCTTTGAGGTGCGCCGCGTGGAAGTGCGCGGCGTGGAACATATGAACGAGCTCAAGGTTTACGAGCGGGTGCTGGGCGAACGCGATCGGGCGATGCCGCTGGTCGATCTCGATGTCGTGCGCACCGATTTGCTCGGGTTGAGCTGGGTCAAGGATGCGCGAGTTTCGCGCCAGCTGCCCGATACGCTGGTGGTCGATATCGTGGAGCGGGAACCGCACGCCGTATTGCGCAAGCCCAACAGGCTGGTGCTGATCGATGAAACGGGCGTGGAGTTGGAGCCGATTTCGGCGGCGGCGGCAAAAGGGCGCCTGATCGTATCGGGGCCGGGCGCCGCGATGCAGGTGCCGATGCTGGGCCAGTTGCTCGATGCAGCGCCCGCCCTGAAGCCTCAGGTGACCGAGGCGGAATGGATCGGCAATCGCCGCTGGAATCTGACGTTCAAGACGGGGCAGGTTCTGGCTCTGCCGCAAGGCGAAAAACCTTCGGCAACCGCATTGATTGCGTTTGCGCGACTGGATGGGGTCAACCGCCTGCTGGGCGGCAAGGTCGCGATATTCGACATGCGCGCGCCAGAGCGTATATATATGCGTATCCCGGGCCGTGCCGCAGAGGCGGTCAAGGCTGGCGAGGAGCGTAAGTAG
- the ftsZ gene encoding cell division protein FtsZ gives MSINIGPPSVDELRPRITVIGVGGAGGNAIANMIQAQIEGVDFIVANTDAQALNNSIADTRIQLGPDITQGLGAGSRPEVGRAAAEETVEELERSLDGVNMCFIAAGMGGGTGTGAAPVIAEVARRKGVLTVGVVTKPFLFEGARRMRSAEAGIEELQKHVDTLIVIPNQNLFLVAKAETTFKEAFQLADEVLQQGVRSITDLMVMPGLINLDFADVRSVMSEMGKAMMGTGEGEGPNRALEAAERAIANPLLDGVSMTGAKGVIISIIGGDDMKLLEVDEAANHIRELVDADANIIWGSAFNPDLEGKVRVSVVATGIDQDAIPQHAEPRPLNLGAGRAPKRPVLPLPSEAELAQDVPAAAVSETPAAAPVVPQAFEPFSPQVNASAPPQEPAYQAPSEPSFGGYTGAEAEPAAPQGGAEEPFELTFALDESQPETAAPAAEPVEQANGAADDGLLRDADRLAAEDAPVSPGVTGRRRGILGGGAGGGSPASSGGGSTLFERMANLSRSARNEDDDDDDGGSALNIPRFLGRQNNQ, from the coding sequence ATGAGCATCAATATCGGCCCGCCTTCTGTAGATGAACTGCGCCCGCGCATCACTGTAATCGGTGTTGGCGGCGCGGGTGGCAACGCAATCGCGAATATGATCCAGGCGCAGATTGAAGGCGTCGACTTCATTGTCGCGAATACCGATGCGCAGGCATTGAACAATTCGATTGCCGATACGCGCATTCAGCTCGGGCCGGACATCACGCAGGGGCTCGGCGCGGGATCGCGGCCGGAAGTCGGCCGTGCCGCTGCCGAAGAAACGGTCGAGGAACTGGAACGTTCGCTCGACGGCGTGAACATGTGCTTTATTGCGGCCGGTATGGGCGGCGGTACCGGCACGGGCGCTGCGCCTGTCATCGCCGAAGTCGCCCGCCGCAAGGGCGTGCTGACAGTGGGCGTGGTGACCAAGCCCTTCCTCTTCGAAGGCGCGCGCCGGATGCGTTCGGCCGAAGCGGGCATCGAAGAACTGCAGAAGCATGTCGACACGCTGATCGTCATTCCCAACCAGAACCTGTTCCTGGTGGCGAAGGCGGAAACGACCTTCAAGGAAGCCTTCCAGCTTGCGGACGAAGTGCTGCAGCAGGGCGTCCGTTCGATCACCGACCTCATGGTCATGCCCGGCCTGATCAACCTCGACTTTGCCGACGTCCGTTCGGTGATGAGCGAAATGGGCAAGGCAATGATGGGTACCGGTGAAGGCGAAGGCCCGAATCGGGCACTCGAAGCGGCGGAACGGGCGATTGCCAACCCGCTGCTCGACGGCGTTTCCATGACCGGCGCCAAGGGCGTGATCATTTCGATTATCGGCGGCGACGATATGAAGCTGCTCGAAGTCGATGAAGCGGCCAACCACATTCGCGAACTGGTCGATGCCGACGCGAATATTATCTGGGGTTCCGCGTTCAATCCGGATCTCGAAGGCAAAGTGCGCGTATCGGTTGTGGCAACCGGTATCGATCAGGATGCCATCCCGCAGCATGCCGAACCGCGCCCGCTTAACCTCGGCGCGGGCCGTGCGCCCAAGCGTCCGGTCCTGCCTTTGCCCAGCGAAGCGGAACTGGCGCAGGACGTCCCTGCCGCAGCGGTCAGCGAAACTCCTGCCGCCGCGCCTGTTGTGCCCCAGGCGTTTGAGCCGTTTTCCCCGCAAGTGAACGCGTCGGCCCCGCCTCAAGAACCCGCCTATCAGGCCCCCAGCGAACCGTCGTTCGGTGGATACACGGGCGCTGAAGCGGAACCGGCCGCGCCGCAGGGCGGGGCAGAGGAACCGTTTGAACTGACCTTTGCGCTGGATGAAAGCCAGCCCGAAACCGCTGCGCCAGCTGCTGAACCGGTGGAACAGGCCAATGGTGCCGCCGATGATGGCCTGCTGCGCGATGCCGATCGACTGGCAGCCGAAGATGCGCCGGTTTCGCCGGGTGTCACCGGGCGTCGCCGGGGGATTCTCGGTGGTGGCGCCGGTGGTGGATCGCCCGCATCGTCTGGCGGGGGCAGCACGCTGTTTGAGCGTATGGCCAATCTTTCCCGCAGCGCGCGGAATGAAGATGACGACGATGACGATGGCGGCTCGGCGCTCAATATTCCGCGTTTCCTCGGTCGTCAGAACAACCAATAG